A window of Streptomyces sp. NBC_01241 genomic DNA:
GACGAGCGCCGAAAATCAGCCGGCGATCGGAACGATGTTCACGACCTTGCGGCCACGGTGCGTGCCGAACTCGACCGCACCGGCGGCGAGTGCGAACAGCGTGTCGTCGCCACCACGGCCGACGCCCGTGCCCGGGTGGAAGTGGGTGCCACGCTGGCGGACCAGGATCTCACCGGCGTTGACGGCCTGACCGCCGAAGCGCTTCACGCCGAGCCGCTGAGCATTGGAATCGCGCCCGTTCCGGGTGGACGATGCGCCCTTCTTGTGTGCCATGTCTCCTCAGTCCCTTACTTCGCAGCCGCGGGGATACCGGTGACCTTGATCGCCGTGTACTGCTGACGGTGACCCTGGCGACGGCGGTAGCCGGTCTTGTTCTTGTAGCGAAGGATGTCGATCTTCGCGCCCTTGTGGTGGTCCACGACCTCGGCCTGAACCTTGATCCCGGCCAGCACCCACGGGTCGCTGGTCACGGCGTCGCCGTCGACCACGAGCAGGGTCGAGAGCTCGACCGTGTCGCCAACCTGGGCAGTGGAAATCTTGTCAACCTCAACGATGTCACCGACAGCAACCTTGTGCTGGCGGCCACCGCTGCGCACGATGGCGTACACGCGGATCTCTCTCTCGCTCGGAACGGATCCCCTGATGCCAGCCGCCCGCACAGGCCGAAGCCCGCGACGATCCGGAAGGATGAGCGGCCTCTCCTGGCGGACAGGTCCATCAGGAGGAATGTGCTCAGGGGTGGGCGCGCATGGAAACACGCCGAGAGTCAAGGTTACGGGGCAAGGAGGTAGGGGTCAAACCGGGGCCGACCGCGCGACTCCTCCGGATTGAAGCGCCTTGACGCTCATGGGTTGGCGCACCTCGACACTCTTCGCCCTGAGACGGACACGCCCGCGCTCTCTCCCACCGGCCGCCGCCGACTGCTCCTCCTGCTCGTGCCCGTCATCCACGTACTGCTGCAGCTCACGGCAGACTCCCGGCGGGCCCTGTTCCCGGACTCGTACCGCTGTGGGCGCCGAGGAGCAGTACCTGGGCTCCTCTCCCACGAGAAGGCGCACCACACCGCGCTCAGCGCTTTCTGTACGAGCCGGGCCGAGGCGGCGGCGAAGAAGGCCCATTGAGTTGCGGCCCGATCACGCCACCGGGTGGGCCGTGGTAAAGGCGGTGGCGGGAGAGTTCGGTATCGGTACGACCGAGACACTGCGGGCCCGCGGCCGTCAGGGCCAGGTCACCATGGCCACAAAGGCTGGTTGTCCTGTCTGAAGCGGGCCGGCACGCCGATCAGCATTCTCAGGAATGACATATCCGGCCGCGGCCGCGGCACATTATCAGGATTTTCATAGCGGATTTCGTTGAGATTACGGCTGAAGAGACGCGGCCCACACGTTCCACACCGGCGTCTGGCATGCAAAAGAGGTGCGGTACCCGCGAGGGAACCGCACCTCTCTCCTTGCTGTCTGACCGTTGGTCAGCTCTCGGTACCGGCTGAGACCGAGGGCTGCGGCGACTGTTCAGCGGCGACCGTCTTCTTCGCCGCCGCCTTCTTGGCCGTCGTCTTCTTCGCGACGGTCTTCTTGGCAGCCGTCTTCTTGGTGGCTGCCTTCTTGGCGGTGGCCTTCTTGGCCGTCTTGCGGGCCGTCTTCTTGGCCGGGGCCTCCGCCACCGGGGCTTCGGCGGGCTCGGCTTCGGACTTCGGCTCGGTGGAGCCGGTGACCACGACGACCTCTGCCGCGTCCGCGCCCGCGGGCGAGCCCGCGGGGGCGGTGACCTTGCGGGTCACCCGGCGGCGGGCACGCGGCGGAGCGGCCGCGGGGGCCGCTTCTTCGGGTGCTGCCTCGGGCTGCGGAGTCTCGATGGCGACCGGGGTCTCGATGACGACCGGGGCCTCGATGACGACCGGGGCCTCGATGACAACCGGGGCCACCGTGGCCGGGACCTCAGCAGCGGCCGGGGCTTCCTCGACGGCCGGGGCCGGAGGGCCGGCCGGAGCGGTCGCCTTCCGGGTCGCCCGGCGGCGCGTGCGGCCCTGGGGGGCCTCGGCGACGGGCTCCGGCTCCACCACCGGCTCGGGCTCCGCGGCCACGACCGGCTCCGGCTCGACGACCGGCTCCGGGGCAGGGGCTGCTTCGGCCTTCGGGGCGCCGACCGGAGCCGTTGCCTTACGGGTCGCGCGGCGCCGGCCACGGCCGCGCGAGGCTGCCGCCTCGGCCTCGGCCGCGCTGCTGTACAGCTCCTCGTCCGGAACGAACTCCGGCTCGGGCAGCGCCACCGGGGCGGCCACCTCGGCAGCCACCTCGGCCTCGGTCTCGACCTCGATGACGTGCTCGTGCTCGAGTTCCTGGCCCGCGCCGACCCGACCGCGCTTCTTGGCACGCTTGCCGCCGCCACCGACCGACGTCGGCTGCTCCATGTGCACGATCACGCCGCGCCCGTTGCAGTGGACGCAGGTCTCGGAGAAGGACTCCAGCAGCCCCTGGCCCACCCGCTTACGGGTCATCTGGACCAGGCCCAGCGAGGTGACCTCGGCGACCTGGTGCTTCGTACGGTCACGGCCCAGGCACTCCAGCAGACGCCGCAGCACCAGGTCCCGGTTGGACTCCAGCACCATGTCGATGAAGTCGACGACGACGATGCCACCGAGGTCGCGCAGCCGCAGCTGACGCACGATCTCCTCGGCCGCCTCCAGGTTGTTCTTGGTGACGGTCTCCTCGAGGTTGCCGCCCTGGCCGGTGAACTTGCCGGTGTTGACGTCGACGACGACCATCGCCTCGGTCTTGTCGATCACCAGCGAGCCGCCGCTCGGCAGATAGACCTTCCGGTCCAGCGCCTTCATGAGCTGCTCGTCGATCCGGTACGTCGCGAAGATGTCGACCTCGGAGGTCCAGCGCGACAGGCGGTCCGTCAGGTCGGGCGCCACCTGCGAGACGTAGCCGTGGATGGTCTCCCACGCGTCGTCGCCACTGACGATGACCTTGGAGAAGTCCTCGTTGAAGATGTCGCGGACGACCCGGACGGTCATGTCCGGCTCGCCGTAGAGCAGCGTCGGCGCGTTGGAACTGCCGGTACTCTTCGCCTTCTTCTGGATGTCCTCCCACTGCTGCTGCAGCCGCTCGACATCACGGCTCAGCTCGTCCTCGCTGGCGCCCTCCGCCGCGGTGCGGACGATGACGCCCGCGTCCTCGGGGACGATCTTCTTGAGGATGGTCTTCAGCCGGGCCCGCTCGGTGTCGGGCAGCTTGCGGCTGATGCCGGTCATCGAGCCCTCGGGCACATAGACCAGGTAGCGGCCGGGCAGCGAGACCTGGCTGGTCAGGCGGGCGCCCTTGTGGCCGATCGGGTCCTTGGTCACCTGGACGAGGACGGACTGGCCGGACTTGAGCGCGGTCTCGATACGGCGCGGCCCGTGGGCCATGCCGAGCGCCTCGAAGTTCACCTCACCCGCGTACAGGACGGCGTTGCGGCCCTTGCCGATGTCGACGAAGGCGGCCTCCATGGACGGCAGTACGTTCTGCACCTTGCCCAGGTAGACGTTGCCGACGTAGCTGGTGGCCTGCTCCTTGTTGACGTAGTGCTCGACGAGCACGTTGTCCTCAAGAACGCCGATCTGGGTGCGTTCGCCGTTCTGGCGGACGACCATGACCCGCTCGACGGCCTCACGGCGCGCCAGGAACTCGGCCTCGGTGATGATCGGGACGCGACGGCGGCCCTGCTCACGGCCCTCGCGGCGGCGCTGCTTCTTCGCCTCCATGCGGGTCGAGCCCTTGATGGACTGGACCTCGTCGAAGCCGGTGCCGGGCTCCCGCTCTTCCTTCTTACGGGGCTCGCGGACCCTGACGACCGTACGCTCCGGGTCGTCGACGCCGTTGTCGGCCTCGGACGGGACGTCGCCGCTGCGACGACGACGGCGACGACGGCGACGGCTGCTGCTGGATCCGGCGACGGACGCCTCGTGCTCCTCGTCCTCCTCCTCTTCGGACTCCTGAGCGCGCTCCTGGTCACCCTCGGCGGCGGCCTCGTCGCCGAACTGCTCCGCGGTCTCGTCGCCCTCGGCGCTCTCGCCACGACGGCGGCGACGGCCTCCACGACGGCGACGGCGCGAGGGCCGGTCCCCGTACTCGTCCGTCTCCTCGCCCTCGTGCTCGGCTTCGCTCTCGCCCTCCGGCTCGGGCTCCTCCTCGACGTGCTCCTCCACCTCGACGGCGGGAGCGGCGGCCTGCTCGGGCTCGGCGGCCTCACCGCGACGGCGGCGACGGCGGCGCGAACCGGCCTGCGGCGCGGCCTCGGCGGCCGGTGCCTCGATGGTGGCGGCCGGCTCCTCGACCGTCTCAGGCTCTTCCTCGACCTCTTCGTGACGCGAAGCGGCAGCGGCGGCGGCCGCGGTCTCCGGGGTCTGGAACATCGGCTCGGCGAAGACCGGTGCCTGGAACACGGCCACGGCGGGGCGCTCGGCGCGACGGCTCTTGCGTACGGGCTCCTCCTCCTTGGCGGTGAACTCGGGGCGGCCGGCGGCCGCGGTGGCGCGGCGCCGGGTGCGGCCACGCGGTGCGGCCTCCTCGACGGGCTCGGCGGCCGGCTCCTCGGCGGCGGCCTCGGCGGCCTGCGGCGCACCGGCCGGAGCGGTCGCCTTACGGACCGCGCGACGACGCCCGCGCGAGGCCTCGACGGCTTCTTCCTCCGCTTCCGCGGGCGCGGCGGGCTCGGCGACTGCGTCGGCGTGCTGCGGTGCACCGGCCGGAGCCGATGCCCTGCGCCGGGTACGGCCGCGCGGCGCGGCGGCCTCGGCGGCCTGCTCGGGCTCGGCAGCCGTCACGGGCGTCGCTTCCTCGACGATCTCGACGGCCTCGGCGGCCTGCGGCGCACCCGCCGGAGCGGTCGCCTTGCGAACGGCACGACGACGCGTACGCGCCGGCGGCGCCTCCACGACCTCGGCCTCGGCTTCGGCTTCGGCTTCGGCAACGGGCTCGGCGGCAGCCTCGACAACGGGTTCGGCAACGGCCTCGGCGGCCTGTGGCGCACCCGCCGGAGCGGTCGCCTTGCGAACGGCACGACGGCGCGCGCGGGCCGGCGGCGCCTCCATGACCTCGGCCTCGGCTTCGGCAACGGGCTCGGCGGCAGCCTCGACAACGGGTTCGGCAACGGCCTCGGCGGCCTGCGGCGCACCCGCCGGAGCGGTCGCCTTACGGACCGCACGACGACGCGTACGCGCCGGAGGCGCCTCTACGACCTCGGCTTCGACATCTGCCTCGGCTTCGACGACGGGCTCGGTGGTTTCGGCGCTCGCGGCGGGTGCCACGATCGCGGCGGCCTCGGCGGCCTGCGGCGCACCCGCCGGAGCGGTCGCCTTACGGACCGCGCGACGGCGCGTGCGGGCCGGCGGCGCGGCTTCTGCGGCCGGGGCGCTCCCGGCTTCGGTGGTGGTGCTGTCGGACACTGCGGCGTCAACGGCCGGTATGGCCGGAGCAGCGGTGCCCGGTGCCTCCGCCACCGGCGGGCCGGCGGGCCGGGACGCGGCGCGGCGCCTGCGGCGCGGCGGCAGCTTGTCGCCGGGTGCGTTGTTCTCTTCGGCGTTCCCGGTCGTGCCGGGTTCGTTGGACTGGGGCATGCGGGCGGTTCTCCCGTCAGGCTCCCGGGCGCCGCGTCTGGTTCCGGTCCAACACGGTCCGCGTGATGTACGCGGGACCGGCGTCCGGGGCGCGGGCGCCGCACGGGAACTCAATGTCTGGCTCGCCGGTTCCGTACGCGAGGTGCGTACGGCCTGGCGAAAGTCTTATGGGTCATCGCGCGGCCCGGCCCAGGTGGCTCCCGAGTCGGAGAGCTGCGCTGCAACGACCGCCTTACGCGGAACCTGCACCTTCCGGCGCCGTCGCGACGGCGGTCCCGGTGGCCGTGGATGGAGCGGCCGGGGCTGCCTCGCGGTCGGGCGCGAGCGGGTCGGTCACCGTGCCGGACTCCTCGTCGAAGAGCCCCTGCGCCAGCCTGGTCACCGCTGCGGGTACCGGCGGCGCCAGGTCGGCCACAACGCGGAGACCGGACAGGACGTCGTCAGGTCGCACGGCAGGTGTCACGTGCCGAACAACCAGCCGCAGTATCGCACAGGGCCTGTCCTCGGGCCTATCAGGCTGTGGATCAAGGGCCTCCAGGCCGACCACGGCGGCGCGGGCGTCGAAGGTCCGCATGCCGTTCTTCGCGCGGCGCTGGACCTCGACGGTCTGCGCCCCGTTGAAGGCGGCCACGGCCTTCGCCGCCTCCTCCACGGGGACTCCGTCGAGACGCAGTTCCCAGATGGAGGCGGTCAGCCGGTCGGCGAGACCCGAGGTGCGGGCCTCCACGGCGTCGGTGACGTCGAGACCGTCCGGCAGCGAGGCGTTGAGCAGCTCGCGCAGGACCGCCGGATCCCGGGCCTCGGTGAGGGCGATCTCCAGAAACTCGGCCTCACTGCCCGTGCCGGTGGGTGCGGCATTGGCGTACGAGACCTTCGGGTGCGGGGTGAAGCCCGCCGAGTAGGCCATGGGCACCTCGGAGCGGCGCAGTGCCCGCTCGAAGGCACGCTGGAAGTCGCGGTGGCTGGTGAACCGGAGGCGGCCGCGCTTGGTGTAGCGCAGTCGGATGCGCTGCACCGCCGGTGCGGGCGGCGGGCCTTCGGGCTGTCGCTTGCCCAGTGGTTCTTCTCCTCGGTGCGGGACGGACGCGGTGGCACGCCGCCCTCGAAATGCGGGTGGCCCGGGGTGTCCGGTCCGGCTCACCCCCGCTCGGCGTTTTTCTCTCCGAGCAGGGAGATCTCTGGTCCGGGCGCCGCGCTGGG
This region includes:
- the rpmA gene encoding 50S ribosomal protein L27, producing MAHKKGASSTRNGRDSNAQRLGVKRFGGQAVNAGEILVRQRGTHFHPGTGVGRGGDDTLFALAAGAVEFGTHRGRKVVNIVPIAG
- the rplU gene encoding 50S ribosomal protein L21, whose translation is MYAIVRSGGRQHKVAVGDIVEVDKISTAQVGDTVELSTLLVVDGDAVTSDPWVLAGIKVQAEVVDHHKGAKIDILRYKNKTGYRRRQGHRQQYTAIKVTGIPAAAK
- a CDS encoding Rne/Rng family ribonuclease gives rise to the protein MPQSNEPGTTGNAEENNAPGDKLPPRRRRRAASRPAGPPVAEAPGTAAPAIPAVDAAVSDSTTTEAGSAPAAEAAPPARTRRRAVRKATAPAGAPQAAEAAAIVAPAASAETTEPVVEAEADVEAEVVEAPPARTRRRAVRKATAPAGAPQAAEAVAEPVVEAAAEPVAEAEAEVMEAPPARARRRAVRKATAPAGAPQAAEAVAEPVVEAAAEPVAEAEAEAEAEVVEAPPARTRRRAVRKATAPAGAPQAAEAVEIVEEATPVTAAEPEQAAEAAAPRGRTRRRASAPAGAPQHADAVAEPAAPAEAEEEAVEASRGRRRAVRKATAPAGAPQAAEAAAEEPAAEPVEEAAPRGRTRRRATAAAGRPEFTAKEEEPVRKSRRAERPAVAVFQAPVFAEPMFQTPETAAAAAAASRHEEVEEEPETVEEPAATIEAPAAEAAPQAGSRRRRRRRGEAAEPEQAAAPAVEVEEHVEEEPEPEGESEAEHEGEETDEYGDRPSRRRRRGGRRRRRGESAEGDETAEQFGDEAAAEGDQERAQESEEEEDEEHEASVAGSSSSRRRRRRRRRSGDVPSEADNGVDDPERTVVRVREPRKKEEREPGTGFDEVQSIKGSTRMEAKKQRRREGREQGRRRVPIITEAEFLARREAVERVMVVRQNGERTQIGVLEDNVLVEHYVNKEQATSYVGNVYLGKVQNVLPSMEAAFVDIGKGRNAVLYAGEVNFEALGMAHGPRRIETALKSGQSVLVQVTKDPIGHKGARLTSQVSLPGRYLVYVPEGSMTGISRKLPDTERARLKTILKKIVPEDAGVIVRTAAEGASEDELSRDVERLQQQWEDIQKKAKSTGSSNAPTLLYGEPDMTVRVVRDIFNEDFSKVIVSGDDAWETIHGYVSQVAPDLTDRLSRWTSEVDIFATYRIDEQLMKALDRKVYLPSGGSLVIDKTEAMVVVDVNTGKFTGQGGNLEETVTKNNLEAAEEIVRQLRLRDLGGIVVVDFIDMVLESNRDLVLRRLLECLGRDRTKHQVAEVTSLGLVQMTRKRVGQGLLESFSETCVHCNGRGVIVHMEQPTSVGGGGKRAKKRGRVGAGQELEHEHVIEVETEAEVAAEVAAPVALPEPEFVPDEELYSSAAEAEAAASRGRGRRRATRKATAPVGAPKAEAAPAPEPVVEPEPVVAAEPEPVVEPEPVAEAPQGRTRRRATRKATAPAGPPAPAVEEAPAAAEVPATVAPVVIEAPVVIEAPVVIETPVAIETPQPEAAPEEAAPAAAPPRARRRVTRKVTAPAGSPAGADAAEVVVVTGSTEPKSEAEPAEAPVAEAPAKKTARKTAKKATAKKAATKKTAAKKTVAKKTTAKKAAAKKTVAAEQSPQPSVSAGTES
- a CDS encoding TIGR03936 family radical SAM-associated protein yields the protein MQRIRLRYTKRGRLRFTSHRDFQRAFERALRRSEVPMAYSAGFTPHPKVSYANAAPTGTGSEAEFLEIALTEARDPAVLRELLNASLPDGLDVTDAVEARTSGLADRLTASIWELRLDGVPVEEAAKAVAAFNGAQTVEVQRRAKNGMRTFDARAAVVGLEALDPQPDRPEDRPCAILRLVVRHVTPAVRPDDVLSGLRVVADLAPPVPAAVTRLAQGLFDEESGTVTDPLAPDREAAPAAPSTATGTAVATAPEGAGSA